A genome region from Passer domesticus isolate bPasDom1 chromosome 25, bPasDom1.hap1, whole genome shotgun sequence includes the following:
- the G0S2 gene encoding G0/G1 switch protein 2: METMHELIPFAKEMLSQKPNRKMVKLYMLGSVLAFFGVVIGLVETVCSPFSSQGSPEEEEDRSKAAAPREQRLPQKREDLVLAKGKAAPALQRALVTRQHAS, translated from the coding sequence ATGGAAACCATGCACGAGCTGATCCCCTTcgccaaggaaatgctcagcCAGAAGCCCAACAGGAAGATGGTCAAGCTGTACATGCTGGGCAGCGTGCTGGCCTTCTTCGGGGTGGTCATCGGCCTGGTGGAGACCGTGTGCAGCCCCttcagctcccagggcagcccggaggaggaggaggacaggagCAAGGCCGCGGCGCCCCGGGAGCAGCGGCTGCCGCAGAAAAGGGAGGATTTGGTGCTGGCCAAGGGCAAGGCTGCGCCGGCGCTGCAGAGGGCCCTGGTGACCCGGCAGCACGCGTCCTAG